In the Topomyia yanbarensis strain Yona2022 chromosome 3, ASM3024719v1, whole genome shotgun sequence genome, one interval contains:
- the LOC131694286 gene encoding TBC1 domain family member 13 isoform X2 — translation MSRGIPDCSGLRSLCWKLILGYLGPKRDSWSATLAKKRELYRQFIEEMVIPPGDQNESECIDHPLSDGPESSWNTFFRDNEVLLQIDKDVRRLCPDISFFQQATEFPCESVVNYSRERKLHVRVAPSTLSSANVERKGLGVTKINLITKRAVQSYEAMDEGHEAHWEVVERILFLYAKLNPGQGYVQGMNEIIGPIYYVLASDPNIEYRQYAEADCFYCFTALMGEIRDFFIKTLDESEGGIKGMMAKLSNMLKEKDIEVWTKLRDQELYPQYYSFRWLTLLLSQEFPLPDVLRIWDSVFSDEKRYEFLVKVCCAMIVLLRDQILENDFANNVKLLQNFPPMDIKVVLKKASSLE, via the exons ATGTCGAGAG GCATTCCAGATTGTAGTGGGCTACGATCCCTCTGTTGGAAACTGATACTGGGTTATTTGGGACCTAAACGAGACTCGTGGTCTGCTACTCTAGCTAAAAAAAGAGAGCTGTACAGGCAATTTATTG AGGAAATGGTAATTCCACCTGGAGATCAAAATGAATCAGAATGCATTGATCATCCCTTGAGCGATGGACCAGAGAGTAGCTGGAACACTTTCTTCAGAGACAACGAAGTATTACTGCAGATAGATAAAGATGTTCGACGATTGTGTCCGGATATTTCTTTCTTTCAACAG GCTACCGAATTTCCCTGTGAATCTGTTGTTAATTATAGTCGTGAGCGAAAACTACACGTCAGAGTTGCCCCAAGCACGCTTAGTTCGGCAAACGTGGAACGAAAAGGATTAGGTGTTACGAAG ATCAATTTAATCACGAAACGCGCTGTTCAAAGTTATGAAGCGATGGACGAGGGTCATGAGGCTCACTGGGAGGTAGTTGAGCGAATATTGTTCCTGTACGCAAAGTTGAACCCTGGACAGGGATATGTGCAAGGTATGAACGAAATAATTGGTCCTATCTATTACGTCCTAGCATCGGATCCGAACATCGAGTATCGCCAGTATGCTGAAGCAGACTGTTTCTATTGTTTCACGGCACTGATGGGAGAGATAAGAGACTTTTTCATTAAAACTCTTGATGAATCGGAGGGTGGAATTAAAGGAATGATGGCCAAGCTGTCGAATATGCTGAAGGAGAAAGACATTGAAGTTTGGACTAAGCTGAGAGACCAAGAACTGTATCCGCAATATTATAGCTTCCGATGGCTTACGCTTCTGCTATCACAAGAATTCCCACTGCCCGATGTTTTGAGAATTTGGGACTCGGTGTTTTCTGACGAAAAGCGCTACGAATTCCTAGTGAAAGTTTGCTGCGCTATGATTGT TTTACTTCGAGATCAAATTCTAGAGAACGACTTTGCGAACAACGTGAAACTGTTGCAGAATTTTCCCCCAATGGACATTAAAGTTGTACTGAAAAAAGCGAGCAGTCTCGAGTAG
- the LOC131694286 gene encoding TBC1 domain family member 13 isoform X1: MSLYKLRVSGLEDILQQDVIDLKSLRNYCFYGIPDCSGLRSLCWKLILGYLGPKRDSWSATLAKKRELYRQFIEEMVIPPGDQNESECIDHPLSDGPESSWNTFFRDNEVLLQIDKDVRRLCPDISFFQQATEFPCESVVNYSRERKLHVRVAPSTLSSANVERKGLGVTKINLITKRAVQSYEAMDEGHEAHWEVVERILFLYAKLNPGQGYVQGMNEIIGPIYYVLASDPNIEYRQYAEADCFYCFTALMGEIRDFFIKTLDESEGGIKGMMAKLSNMLKEKDIEVWTKLRDQELYPQYYSFRWLTLLLSQEFPLPDVLRIWDSVFSDEKRYEFLVKVCCAMIVLLRDQILENDFANNVKLLQNFPPMDIKVVLKKASSLE; this comes from the exons ATGTCTCTCTACAAACTAAG AGTTAGTGGCCTAGAAGACATTTTACAACAGGATGTGATTGATTTAAAATCGTTGAGGAATTATTGCTTCTATG GCATTCCAGATTGTAGTGGGCTACGATCCCTCTGTTGGAAACTGATACTGGGTTATTTGGGACCTAAACGAGACTCGTGGTCTGCTACTCTAGCTAAAAAAAGAGAGCTGTACAGGCAATTTATTG AGGAAATGGTAATTCCACCTGGAGATCAAAATGAATCAGAATGCATTGATCATCCCTTGAGCGATGGACCAGAGAGTAGCTGGAACACTTTCTTCAGAGACAACGAAGTATTACTGCAGATAGATAAAGATGTTCGACGATTGTGTCCGGATATTTCTTTCTTTCAACAG GCTACCGAATTTCCCTGTGAATCTGTTGTTAATTATAGTCGTGAGCGAAAACTACACGTCAGAGTTGCCCCAAGCACGCTTAGTTCGGCAAACGTGGAACGAAAAGGATTAGGTGTTACGAAG ATCAATTTAATCACGAAACGCGCTGTTCAAAGTTATGAAGCGATGGACGAGGGTCATGAGGCTCACTGGGAGGTAGTTGAGCGAATATTGTTCCTGTACGCAAAGTTGAACCCTGGACAGGGATATGTGCAAGGTATGAACGAAATAATTGGTCCTATCTATTACGTCCTAGCATCGGATCCGAACATCGAGTATCGCCAGTATGCTGAAGCAGACTGTTTCTATTGTTTCACGGCACTGATGGGAGAGATAAGAGACTTTTTCATTAAAACTCTTGATGAATCGGAGGGTGGAATTAAAGGAATGATGGCCAAGCTGTCGAATATGCTGAAGGAGAAAGACATTGAAGTTTGGACTAAGCTGAGAGACCAAGAACTGTATCCGCAATATTATAGCTTCCGATGGCTTACGCTTCTGCTATCACAAGAATTCCCACTGCCCGATGTTTTGAGAATTTGGGACTCGGTGTTTTCTGACGAAAAGCGCTACGAATTCCTAGTGAAAGTTTGCTGCGCTATGATTGT TTTACTTCGAGATCAAATTCTAGAGAACGACTTTGCGAACAACGTGAAACTGTTGCAGAATTTTCCCCCAATGGACATTAAAGTTGTACTGAAAAAAGCGAGCAGTCTCGAGTAG